A single genomic interval of Actinomadura rubteroloni harbors:
- a CDS encoding alpha/beta fold hydrolase, whose amino-acid sequence MTEITHRVVRSASGLDMHVAEAGDGPLVLLLHGFPECWYSWRHQLTALAEAGYHAVAPDQRGYARTGGPADVAAYSLLHLAGDALGLIGALGADTAVVAGHDWGAPVAWAAAQFRPDLVRGVVGLSVPHYPRPSRPPLESLRALAGDGFYMLRFQEPGVPDAAFAEDRESTFRRVLWALSGDAEPFVPIIPEGKSFLDVCPEPETQPSWFTADDVRVFADEYAETGFTGPLNWYRNLDRNWELTAAWQRAPITPPAVYVAGDRDMVVTAPGALQAIERMRRDVPALRDPILLPGCGHWTQQERPAEVSAAMIDFLGSL is encoded by the coding sequence ATGACCGAGATCACGCATCGCGTCGTCCGTTCGGCGAGCGGCCTGGACATGCACGTCGCCGAGGCGGGCGACGGGCCGCTCGTCCTGCTCCTGCACGGCTTCCCCGAGTGCTGGTACTCCTGGCGGCACCAGCTCACCGCCCTGGCCGAGGCCGGGTACCACGCCGTCGCCCCCGACCAGCGCGGCTACGCCCGCACCGGCGGCCCGGCCGACGTCGCCGCCTACTCTTTGCTCCACCTCGCCGGGGACGCCCTCGGGCTGATCGGCGCGCTCGGCGCCGACACCGCCGTCGTCGCCGGGCACGACTGGGGCGCGCCGGTCGCGTGGGCCGCCGCGCAGTTCCGGCCCGACCTCGTCCGGGGCGTCGTCGGGCTGTCGGTGCCGCACTACCCGCGTCCGTCCCGGCCGCCGCTGGAGTCGCTGCGCGCGCTCGCCGGGGACGGCTTCTACATGCTCCGCTTCCAGGAGCCCGGCGTGCCCGACGCCGCGTTCGCCGAAGACCGCGAATCGACGTTCCGGCGCGTGCTGTGGGCGCTGTCGGGGGACGCGGAGCCGTTCGTCCCGATCATCCCCGAAGGTAAAAGTTTCCTCGACGTCTGCCCGGAGCCGGAGACGCAGCCGTCCTGGTTCACCGCCGACGACGTGCGCGTCTTCGCCGACGAGTACGCCGAGACGGGCTTCACCGGCCCCCTCAACTGGTACCGCAACCTGGACCGGAACTGGGAGCTGACCGCCGCCTGGCAGCGCGCCCCGATCACCCCGCCCGCCGTGTACGTCGCCGGGGACCGCGACATGGTCGTCACCGCGCCCGGCGCGCTCCAGGCGATCGAGCGGATGCGCCGCGACGTCCCCGCCCTGCGCGACCCGATCCTGCTCCCCGGCTGCGGCCACTGGACGCAGCAGGAACGCCCCGCCGAGGTCTCCGCCGCCATGATCGACTTCCTCGGGTCGCTCTGA
- a CDS encoding YjbQ family protein: MESTVIEVTTGGTETVHDITSACARFAADASGGGDGLLHVFVPHATAGIALIELGAGSDDDLLAALGDLLPADDRWRHAHGSRGHGRSHVMPAFVAPYATIPVLGGRPALGTWQSVALVDLNVDNRDRSVRLSFLAG; the protein is encoded by the coding sequence GTGGAGAGCACTGTCATCGAGGTGACCACGGGCGGCACGGAGACCGTCCACGACATCACCTCCGCGTGCGCGCGCTTCGCGGCGGACGCGTCCGGCGGCGGGGACGGGCTGCTGCACGTCTTCGTCCCGCACGCGACGGCGGGGATCGCGCTCATCGAGCTGGGCGCGGGCAGCGACGACGACCTGCTGGCCGCCCTCGGGGACCTGCTGCCCGCCGACGACCGGTGGCGGCACGCCCACGGCTCGCGCGGACACGGCCGCTCGCACGTGATGCCGGCGTTCGTCGCGCCCTATGCGACGATTCCCGTCCTGGGGGGCCGTCCGGCCCTCGGGACATGGCAGTCCGTCGCGCTGGTCGACCTGAACGTCGACAATCGCGACCGGAGCGTCCGGTTGTCGTTCCTCGCGGGATGA
- a CDS encoding helix-turn-helix transcriptional regulator, with amino-acid sequence MNRTDRLYALVEELRARAPRRVTARELADLYEVSARTIERDIGALQQAGVPIYADVGRTGGYTVDPSRTLPPLNFTPAEAVAVAITLARADGSPYSRAARTALNKIVTAMSAGDGAAARDLAARIHFFARPDADVPASVPAVLEEAMTARRVVRLAYADAGGTVTDRDVEPVAFTAGARVWYLIGWCRLRGAARVFRIDRVRRAVLLEEVAPERSLGDLDVGPPNMVARSLELA; translated from the coding sequence GTGAACCGCACCGACCGGCTGTACGCCCTCGTGGAGGAGCTGCGGGCCCGCGCGCCGCGCCGCGTCACCGCCCGCGAGCTGGCCGACCTGTACGAGGTCAGCGCCCGCACCATCGAGCGCGACATCGGCGCGCTCCAGCAGGCGGGCGTCCCGATCTACGCCGACGTCGGCCGCACCGGCGGCTACACCGTCGATCCGAGCCGCACGCTGCCGCCGCTGAACTTCACGCCCGCCGAGGCCGTGGCGGTCGCGATCACGCTCGCCCGCGCGGACGGGTCGCCCTACTCCCGGGCGGCCCGCACCGCGCTCAACAAGATCGTCACGGCCATGTCGGCGGGCGACGGCGCCGCCGCCCGCGACCTCGCGGCCCGCATCCACTTCTTCGCCCGGCCGGACGCCGACGTCCCCGCGTCCGTCCCGGCCGTGCTGGAGGAGGCGATGACGGCCCGCCGCGTCGTCCGGCTGGCCTACGCCGACGCGGGCGGGACGGTCACCGACCGCGACGTCGAACCCGTCGCGTTCACCGCCGGAGCCCGCGTCTGGTACCTCATCGGCTGGTGCCGGCTGCGCGGCGCGGCCCGCGTGTTCCGCATCGACCGCGTCCGCCGGGCCGTCCTGCTCGAAGAGGTCGCGCCCGAGCGCAGCCTCGGCGACCTGGACGTCGGGCCGCCCAACATGGTCGCCCGGTCCCTCGAACTGGCCTGA
- a CDS encoding VOC family protein encodes MSATAYNSVAWFEIGTDRPAEVRKFFGELFDWTFAIGPEGEMSYQEITAPGADAPSGGIFPNGGASPDYAVFYVVVQDVAATVARAQELGGKVIVPRTEAGNGLVFAHLADSAGHHFGVFTPPAV; translated from the coding sequence ATGAGCGCGACGGCCTACAACTCGGTGGCGTGGTTCGAGATCGGCACCGACCGTCCCGCCGAAGTCCGGAAGTTCTTCGGCGAGCTGTTCGACTGGACGTTCGCGATCGGCCCCGAGGGCGAGATGTCCTACCAGGAGATCACCGCGCCCGGCGCGGACGCCCCGAGCGGCGGCATCTTCCCGAACGGCGGCGCGAGCCCCGACTACGCGGTCTTCTACGTGGTCGTCCAGGACGTCGCCGCCACCGTGGCGCGCGCCCAGGAACTCGGCGGCAAGGTGATCGTCCCGCGCACCGAGGCCGGCAACGGCCTGGTGTTCGCCCACCTCGCCGACAGCGCGGGCCACCACTTCGGGGTGTTCACGCCGCCCGCCGTCTGA
- a CDS encoding DUF3052 domain-containing protein encodes MSATAGQAQSERSLAERLGLKAGQVVQEIGFDDDVAEELRSSVEAVTGGDLVDEDYDDVVDIVLLWWRDEDGDLFEALTDAMVALDGGGQIWLLTPKAGRDGHVEPSDIGEAAQTAGLSQTSSISAAGEWSGTRLVAPKVRK; translated from the coding sequence GTGAGCGCGACCGCGGGCCAGGCGCAGTCTGAGCGCAGCCTGGCCGAACGGCTCGGCCTCAAGGCCGGCCAGGTGGTGCAGGAGATCGGCTTCGACGACGACGTGGCCGAGGAGCTGCGCAGCTCCGTCGAGGCCGTCACCGGCGGCGACCTGGTCGACGAGGACTACGACGACGTCGTGGACATCGTCCTGCTCTGGTGGCGGGACGAGGACGGCGACCTCTTCGAGGCCCTCACCGACGCGATGGTGGCGCTGGACGGCGGCGGCCAGATCTGGCTGCTGACCCCCAAGGCGGGCCGGGACGGGCACGTCGAGCCGAGCGACATCGGCGAGGCCGCCCAGACCGCCGGTCTCTCGCAGACCAGCAGCATCAGCGCGGCGGGGGAGTGGTCGGGCACCCGGCTCGTCGCCCCGAAGGTGCGCAAGTAG
- the aceE gene encoding pyruvate dehydrogenase (acetyl-transferring), homodimeric type, translated as MASGRQRFSIISDGLPTQLPDINPDETREWLESLDTVIKTEGRSRARYVMLRLLERAREQQVGVPGLRSTDFINTIPPEEEPWFPGDEHIERRVRAYIRWNAAIMVSRANRPNLGVGGHIATYASAASLYEVGFNHFFRGKDHGESGDQVFIQGHAAPGIYARAFLEGRLPEERLDGFRQEMSHPGGGLSSYPHPRLMPDFWEFPTVSMGLTAIDSVYQARFNRYLYNRKIKDTSRSHVWAFLGDGEMGEPESLGAIGLAAREELDNLTFVVNCNLQQLDGPVRGNGKIIQELESFFRGAGWNVIKVVWGRDWDPLLAQDADGVLVNKMNTTPDGQFQTFTVESGAYIRDKFFGDDPRLRRIVQDLSDDELRKLSRGGHDYRKVYAAFKSAREHVGQPTVILAHTIKGWTLGTDFEARNATHQMKKLTKAELKEFRDRLYLDIPDSALEGDLPPYFHPGEDSDEIQYMRERRAALGGFLPRRVVRAKPLKLPGDPVYAELRKGSGKQNVATTMAFVRLLKDLIKDKEIGAHFVPIAPDEYRTFGMDSLFPTSKIYSPHGQTYEAVDRKLLLSYKESEQGQMLHEGISEAGSMASTIAAGTAYATHGVHMIPVYIFYSMFGFQRTGDQMWALGDQMGRGFLLGATAGRTTLTGEGLQHADGHSPLLAATNPACVHYDPMWAYELSYITQDALRRMYGTSDEHPDGENVFYYLTVYNEPYQQPVAPEDLDVDGLLRGLYLFGRGPAVEGNGTAPKAQILASGVAGRWAVEAQRMLAADWGVSADVWSATSWNELAREARACEEWNLLHPDEEQRVPYLTSALGDVAGPIVAVSDFMRAVPDQIAPWVPGDYTSLGTDGFGISDTRAAARRYFHVDAASIVLAVLSRLAGQGEVKHEVLQAAIAKYKLDAPVSAVFAGGVGSPESNTGGEA; from the coding sequence GTGGCTTCCGGACGTCAACGCTTTTCGATCATCAGCGACGGCCTGCCCACCCAGTTGCCCGACATCAACCCGGACGAGACCCGGGAGTGGTTGGAGTCACTGGACACGGTCATCAAGACCGAGGGGCGCAGCAGGGCGCGCTACGTCATGCTCCGCCTCTTGGAGCGCGCGCGGGAGCAGCAGGTCGGCGTGCCCGGCCTGCGCAGCACCGACTTCATCAACACCATCCCGCCGGAGGAGGAACCCTGGTTCCCCGGCGACGAGCACATCGAGCGGCGGGTCCGCGCCTACATCCGGTGGAACGCCGCGATCATGGTGTCCCGGGCCAACCGCCCGAACCTCGGCGTCGGCGGGCACATCGCGACCTACGCCTCGGCCGCGTCGCTGTACGAGGTGGGCTTCAACCACTTCTTCCGCGGCAAGGACCACGGCGAGTCCGGCGACCAGGTGTTCATCCAGGGCCACGCCGCGCCGGGCATCTACGCCCGCGCGTTCCTGGAGGGACGGCTCCCGGAGGAGCGGCTGGACGGCTTCCGCCAGGAGATGTCGCACCCGGGCGGCGGGCTCTCGTCCTACCCGCACCCCCGGCTCATGCCGGACTTCTGGGAGTTCCCGACCGTCTCGATGGGGCTCACCGCGATCGACTCGGTGTACCAGGCGCGGTTCAACCGCTACCTGTACAACCGGAAGATCAAGGACACGTCCCGCTCGCACGTCTGGGCGTTCCTCGGCGACGGCGAGATGGGCGAGCCCGAGTCGCTCGGCGCGATCGGCCTGGCCGCGCGCGAGGAGCTGGACAACCTGACCTTCGTGGTCAACTGCAACCTCCAGCAGCTCGACGGCCCGGTGCGCGGCAACGGAAAGATCATCCAGGAGCTGGAGTCGTTCTTCCGGGGCGCGGGCTGGAACGTCATCAAGGTGGTGTGGGGCCGCGACTGGGACCCGCTGCTCGCCCAGGACGCCGACGGCGTGCTCGTCAACAAGATGAACACCACGCCCGACGGCCAGTTCCAGACGTTCACCGTCGAGTCCGGCGCGTACATCCGGGACAAGTTCTTCGGGGACGACCCGCGCCTGCGCAGGATCGTCCAGGACCTGTCCGACGACGAGCTGCGCAAGCTGTCGCGCGGCGGCCACGACTACCGCAAGGTCTACGCGGCGTTCAAGTCGGCCCGTGAGCACGTGGGCCAGCCGACGGTGATCCTCGCCCACACGATCAAGGGCTGGACGCTCGGCACCGACTTCGAGGCCCGCAACGCCACGCACCAGATGAAGAAGCTCACCAAGGCCGAGCTGAAGGAGTTCCGGGACCGGCTTTACCTGGACATCCCGGACTCGGCGCTGGAGGGCGACCTGCCGCCGTACTTCCACCCGGGCGAGGACTCCGACGAGATCCAGTACATGCGGGAGCGGCGCGCGGCGCTCGGCGGGTTCCTGCCGCGCCGCGTCGTGCGGGCCAAGCCGCTGAAGCTGCCCGGCGACCCGGTGTACGCGGAACTGCGCAAGGGGTCGGGCAAGCAGAACGTGGCGACGACGATGGCGTTCGTCCGGCTGCTGAAGGACCTGATCAAGGACAAGGAGATCGGCGCGCACTTCGTCCCGATCGCTCCGGACGAGTACCGGACGTTCGGCATGGACTCGCTGTTCCCCACGTCCAAGATCTACTCACCGCACGGCCAGACCTACGAGGCCGTGGACCGCAAGCTGCTGCTCTCCTACAAGGAGTCCGAGCAGGGGCAGATGCTGCACGAGGGCATCAGCGAGGCCGGTTCGATGGCGTCGACGATCGCGGCGGGCACGGCCTACGCGACGCACGGCGTCCACATGATCCCGGTCTACATCTTCTACTCGATGTTCGGGTTCCAGCGGACCGGCGACCAGATGTGGGCGCTCGGCGACCAGATGGGCCGCGGGTTCCTGCTCGGCGCGACGGCGGGCCGCACCACGCTGACCGGCGAGGGCCTCCAGCACGCCGACGGGCACTCGCCGCTGCTGGCCGCGACGAACCCGGCGTGCGTCCACTACGACCCGATGTGGGCGTACGAGCTGTCCTACATCACGCAGGACGCCCTGCGCCGCATGTACGGCACGTCGGACGAGCACCCCGACGGCGAGAACGTCTTCTACTACCTGACCGTCTACAACGAGCCGTACCAGCAGCCCGTCGCGCCCGAAGACCTGGACGTGGACGGCCTGCTCAGGGGCCTCTACCTGTTCGGGCGCGGCCCGGCGGTGGAGGGCAACGGGACGGCCCCGAAGGCGCAGATCCTGGCGTCCGGCGTGGCCGGGCGGTGGGCGGTCGAGGCGCAGCGGATGCTCGCCGCGGACTGGGGCGTCAGCGCGGACGTGTGGTCGGCGACGTCGTGGAACGAGCTGGCCCGGGAGGCGCGGGCGTGCGAGGAGTGGAACCTCCTGCACCCCGACGAGGAGCAGCGCGTCCCGTACCTGACGAGCGCGCTCGGCGACGTCGCCGGGCCGATCGTGGCGGTGTCGGACTTCATGCGGGCCGTGCCGGACCAGATCGCGCCGTGGGTCCCCGGGGACTACACCTCGCTCGGCACCGACGGGTTCGGGATCTCCGACACCCGCGCCGCCGCGCGCCGGTACTTCCACGTGGACGCGGCGTCGATCGTGCTGGCGGTCCTGAGCCGGCTGGCGGGCCAGGGCGAGGTCAAGCACGAGGTGCTCCAGGCGGCCATCGCCAAGTACAAGCTGGACGCGCCGGTCAGCGCGGTGTTCGCGGGCGGCGTCGGCAGCCCGGAGAGCAACACCGGCGGCGAGGCGTGA